One Spodoptera frugiperda isolate SF20-4 chromosome 30, AGI-APGP_CSIRO_Sfru_2.0, whole genome shotgun sequence genomic window carries:
- the LOC118269626 gene encoding double-strand-break repair protein rad21 homolog isoform X4 gives MFYAHFVLAKKGPLAKIWLAAHWDKKLTKAHVFETNIEKSVDGILKPKVKMALRTSGHLLLGVVRIYSRKAKYLLQDCNEAFVKIKMAFRPGMVDLPEEHREAAMNAITLPEVFHDFDTAMPELNEVDIEAQFSLNQSRAEEITMREDYGSLNLVTHDDGFGDMGFDTDNPDIMREAIGNEGGLEQSNLLFADGSSLELAGKDGGVGSLTGGVPALAPEHPRRMEAAPHAPMDDGFGGTIGDVADFGHAGGLFEGDLFGEVTGSSSSAAAASGMPGTSTQPQSLQAEIDAAGVNAGETGGDVAAADAPDSDDDMGDHYDAGNSPQHSWGGSPARPESVVPPAAPAPPSPSPHVPMDVDTVPEPVPRPVSAEPPAGGASERVADNTTLLHNDEESFALAPVDATVLKGITKTKRKRKLIVDEVKNISGEEMKNQLSNTSDIVTTLDLAPPTRRLMHWKETGGVEKLFTLPARPIPSSVLFKKYQRNMTLRSEAEEADAAAAAARSPDPAEPARRAPRKRRHDETMQPPETPAPAPTQELEPPTPVPQEYEPSVGGMLSALGGGMTPGALGGLTPGTLLQAGLTPAGLQHGGMTPGGLQHGGMTPAGLHHGDSQHVDLGLSAGGMTPAGLHHGGMTPGLLESGMTPAGLVHGGLTPAGLHHGGMTPGGLDHGGMTPAGLQHGGMTPAGLQHSGMTPAGLQHGGMTPAGLQHGGMTPGGVQHGAMHGLEQLPMMPQLGGDQVSSLLRTSLPTPAADRASHDLPHTVPMEPLLHGLEDHGDYQNGMQMTNLGYDDQHGHNSPQHDYDLPLTPDNAEEGEREAGETDEQFEERVLNRRAAQLFAVMKPKLSIGLQLSFSDLAPRHNNRKQVAQKFYSLLVLKKHQVLKLDQHETYGPITICKGNQFETEAI, from the exons ATGTTTTACGCACATTTCGTGCTGGCCAAGAAGGGCCCCTTGGCCAAGATTTGGCTGGCGGCTCATTGGGACAAGAAGCTTACGAAGGCCCATGTATTTGAGACCAATATTGAGAAATCAGTAGATGGTATCTTGAAGCCCAAAGTGAAGATGGCTTTGCGTACATCTGGCCATCTGTTGCTGGGTGTCGTGAGAATTTACTCCAGGAAAGCCAAATATTTGCTTCAGGATTGTAATGAAGCCTTTGTCAAGATTAAG ATGGCCTTTAGGCCTGGTATGGTGGACTTGCCCGAGGAGCACCGTGAAGCTGCCATGAACGCCATCACCTTACCCGAGGTCTTCCATGACTTTGACACTGCCATGCCTGAATTAAA TGAAGTGGACATTGAAGCCCAGTTCTCATTGAACCAGTCAAGAGCTGAAGAGATCACAATGCGCGAGGATTACGGGTCATTGAACCTTGTGACACATGATGATGGATTCGGTGACATGGGGTTTGATACCGATAATCCTGACATCATGCGAGAAGCCATCGGCAATGAAGGGGGATTGGAACAG AGTAACCTACTATTCGCGGACGGATCCTCCCTGGAACTGGCTGGCAAAGACGGTGGAGTGGGCAGTCTGACTGGTGGAGTTCCAGCCCTCGCACCGGAACACCCTCGTCGCATGGAGGCAGCCCCACACGCACCCATGGATGACGGCTTCGGTGGAACCATCGGCGATGTTGCGGATTTTGGAC ATGCGGGTGGTCTGTTCGAGGGTGACCTATTCGGCGAAGTAACTGGTAGCAGTAGCTCAGCTGCAGCTGCTTCTGGTATGCCCGGTACTTCAACACAGCCTCAGTCTCTCCAG GCTGAGATTGACGCGGCGGGAGTGAATGCCGGTGAGACGGGAGGCGACGTGGCGGCCGCGGACGCGCCCGACTCTGACGATGATATGGGAGACCACTACGATGCCGGCAACTCTCCACAACACAG TTGGGGTGGGTCTCCCGCTCGGCCCGAGAGCGTGGTGCCGCCAGCGGCGCCTGCGCCACCTTCTCCTAGCCCACATGTACCTATG GACGTAGACACAGTCCCCGAGCCAGTCCCGCGGCCAGTGAGCGCGGAGCCCCCGGCGGGCGGCGCGTCCGAGCGAGTGGCGGACAACACCACGCTGCTACATAATGATGAAGAATCATTTGCACTCGCTCCCGTAGACGCTACTGTTCTTAAAG gtataacaaaaacaaaacgtaaacGCAAGCTGATTGTGGACGAAGTGAAGAATATATCTGGTGAGGAAATGAAGAACCAACTGAGCAACACATCCGATATCGTCACCACGTTGGACCTGGCGCCCCCTACCAGGCGACTGATGCACTGGAAGGAAACTGGTGGTGTGGAGAAACTGTTCACCTTGCCTGCTAGGCCCATACCTTCTAGTGTACTGTTTAAG AAATACCAGCGCAACATGACGCTGCGCAGCGAGGCGGAGGAGGCggacgcggcggcggcggcggcccgcTCGCCCGACCCCGCCGAGCCCGCGCGACGCGCGCCGCGCAAGCGGAGGCACGACGAG ACAATGCAGCCACCTGAGACACCAGCACCAGCTCCGACTCAAGAATTGGAACCTCCCACTCCTGTGCCTCAGGAATATGAACCTTCAGTTG GAGGTATGCTGAGCGCGCTAGGCGGCGGCATGACGCCGGGCGCGCTGGGCGGCCTCACGCCCGGCACTCTGCTACAGGCCGGACTCACTCCCGCAGGACTACAGCACGGAGGGATGACGCCGG GTGGTTTACAACATGGTGGCATGACTCCAGCTGGGCTGCATCACGGCGACAGTCAGCATGTAGACCTGGGACTGTCTGCTGGCGGCATGACGCCGGCAGGATTACACCATGGAG GCATGACCCCGGGTCTGCTAGAGAGTGGTATGACGCCGGCGGGATTAGTCCACGGAGGCCTTACTCCCGCTGGTCTGCACCACGGAGGCATGACGCCAG GTGGTTTAGACCACGGCGGTATGACGCCGGCAGGGCTACAACACGGCGGCATGACCCCCGCGGGGCTACAACACAGTGGCATGACCCCCGCCGGACTACAACATGGCGGCATGACCCCAGCCGGATTACAACACGGTGGAATGACGCCTGGAg GTGTCCAACACGGCGCTATGCACGGCCTGGAGCAGCTGCCGATGATGCCGCAGCTGGGCGGGGACCAAGTGTCGTCCTTGTTACGTACGTCGCTGCCCACGCCGGCCGCAGACAGAGCCTCGCACGACCTCCCACACACTGTACCCATGGAACCCCTGCTACATGGGCTCGAAGATCATGGGGATTATCAG AATGGAATGCAAATGACAAACTTGGGTTACGACGACCAACATGGGCACAACAGTCCACAACACGATTACGATTTACCTTTAACGCCAGACAAC GCGGAAGAGGGTGAGCGTGAAGCAGGTGAGACGGACGAGCAGTTCGAAGAGCGAGTGCTGAACCGTCGTGCGGCGCAACTCTTCGCCGTCATGAAGCCCAAACTGTCCATCGGACTACAACTTTCCTTCTCAGATCTTGCACCTAGACACAATAATAGAAAACAG GTTGCACAGAAATTTTACAGTTTACTTGTACTCAAAAAACATCAAGTGTTGAAATTAGACCAACATGAAACATATGGACCTATTACCATATGCAAGGGTAATCAGTTTGAAACTGAAGCGATTTAA
- the LOC118269626 gene encoding double-strand-break repair protein rad21 homolog isoform X1, whose amino-acid sequence MFYAHFVLAKKGPLAKIWLAAHWDKKLTKAHVFETNIEKSVDGILKPKVKMALRTSGHLLLGVVRIYSRKAKYLLQDCNEAFVKIKMAFRPGMVDLPEEHREAAMNAITLPEVFHDFDTAMPELNEVDIEAQFSLNQSRAEEITMREDYGSLNLVTHDDGFGDMGFDTDNPDIMREAIGNEGGLEQSNLLFADGSSLELAGKDGGVGSLTGGVPALAPEHPRRMEAAPHAPMDDGFGGTIGDVADFGHAGGLFEGDLFGEVTGSSSSAAAASGMPGTSTQPQSLQAEIDAAGVNAGETGGDVAAADAPDSDDDMGDHYDAGNSPQHSWGGSPARPESVVPPAAPAPPSPSPHVPMDVDTVPEPVPRPVSAEPPAGGASERVADNTTLLHNDEESFALAPVDATVLKGITKTKRKRKLIVDEVKNISGEEMKNQLSNTSDIVTTLDLAPPTRRLMHWKETGGVEKLFTLPARPIPSSVLFKKYQRNMTLRSEAEEADAAAAAARSPDPAEPARRAPRKRRHDETMQPPETPAPAPTQELEPPTPVPQEYEPSVEPEPAPEPTVEPQTPRPDVDVDLPQTPGGMLSALGGGMTPGALGGLTPGTLLQAGLTPAGLQHGGMTPGGLQHGGMTPAGLHHGDSQHVDLGLSAGGMTPAGLHHGGMTPGLLESGMTPAGLVHGGLTPAGLHHGGMTPGNVFSPYDDGGLDHGGMTPAGLQHGGMTPAGLQHSGMTPAGLQHGGMTPAGLQHGGMTPGGVQHGAMHGLEQLPMMPQLGGDQVSSLLRTSLPTPAADRASHDLPHTVPMEPLLHGLEDHGDYQNGMQMTNLGYDDQHGHNSPQHDYDLPLTPDNAEEGEREAGETDEQFEERVLNRRAAQLFAVMKPKLSIGLQLSFSDLAPRHNNRKQVAQKFYSLLVLKKHQVLKLDQHETYGPITICKGNQFETEAI is encoded by the exons ATGTTTTACGCACATTTCGTGCTGGCCAAGAAGGGCCCCTTGGCCAAGATTTGGCTGGCGGCTCATTGGGACAAGAAGCTTACGAAGGCCCATGTATTTGAGACCAATATTGAGAAATCAGTAGATGGTATCTTGAAGCCCAAAGTGAAGATGGCTTTGCGTACATCTGGCCATCTGTTGCTGGGTGTCGTGAGAATTTACTCCAGGAAAGCCAAATATTTGCTTCAGGATTGTAATGAAGCCTTTGTCAAGATTAAG ATGGCCTTTAGGCCTGGTATGGTGGACTTGCCCGAGGAGCACCGTGAAGCTGCCATGAACGCCATCACCTTACCCGAGGTCTTCCATGACTTTGACACTGCCATGCCTGAATTAAA TGAAGTGGACATTGAAGCCCAGTTCTCATTGAACCAGTCAAGAGCTGAAGAGATCACAATGCGCGAGGATTACGGGTCATTGAACCTTGTGACACATGATGATGGATTCGGTGACATGGGGTTTGATACCGATAATCCTGACATCATGCGAGAAGCCATCGGCAATGAAGGGGGATTGGAACAG AGTAACCTACTATTCGCGGACGGATCCTCCCTGGAACTGGCTGGCAAAGACGGTGGAGTGGGCAGTCTGACTGGTGGAGTTCCAGCCCTCGCACCGGAACACCCTCGTCGCATGGAGGCAGCCCCACACGCACCCATGGATGACGGCTTCGGTGGAACCATCGGCGATGTTGCGGATTTTGGAC ATGCGGGTGGTCTGTTCGAGGGTGACCTATTCGGCGAAGTAACTGGTAGCAGTAGCTCAGCTGCAGCTGCTTCTGGTATGCCCGGTACTTCAACACAGCCTCAGTCTCTCCAG GCTGAGATTGACGCGGCGGGAGTGAATGCCGGTGAGACGGGAGGCGACGTGGCGGCCGCGGACGCGCCCGACTCTGACGATGATATGGGAGACCACTACGATGCCGGCAACTCTCCACAACACAG TTGGGGTGGGTCTCCCGCTCGGCCCGAGAGCGTGGTGCCGCCAGCGGCGCCTGCGCCACCTTCTCCTAGCCCACATGTACCTATG GACGTAGACACAGTCCCCGAGCCAGTCCCGCGGCCAGTGAGCGCGGAGCCCCCGGCGGGCGGCGCGTCCGAGCGAGTGGCGGACAACACCACGCTGCTACATAATGATGAAGAATCATTTGCACTCGCTCCCGTAGACGCTACTGTTCTTAAAG gtataacaaaaacaaaacgtaaacGCAAGCTGATTGTGGACGAAGTGAAGAATATATCTGGTGAGGAAATGAAGAACCAACTGAGCAACACATCCGATATCGTCACCACGTTGGACCTGGCGCCCCCTACCAGGCGACTGATGCACTGGAAGGAAACTGGTGGTGTGGAGAAACTGTTCACCTTGCCTGCTAGGCCCATACCTTCTAGTGTACTGTTTAAG AAATACCAGCGCAACATGACGCTGCGCAGCGAGGCGGAGGAGGCggacgcggcggcggcggcggcccgcTCGCCCGACCCCGCCGAGCCCGCGCGACGCGCGCCGCGCAAGCGGAGGCACGACGAG ACAATGCAGCCACCTGAGACACCAGCACCAGCTCCGACTCAAGAATTGGAACCTCCCACTCCTGTGCCTCAGGAATATGAACCTTCAGTTG AGCCTGAACCTGCGCCGGAACCGACCGTCGAACCACAAACTCCTCGACCGGACGTCGATGTCGACCTTCCACAGACGCCAG GAGGTATGCTGAGCGCGCTAGGCGGCGGCATGACGCCGGGCGCGCTGGGCGGCCTCACGCCCGGCACTCTGCTACAGGCCGGACTCACTCCCGCAGGACTACAGCACGGAGGGATGACGCCGG GTGGTTTACAACATGGTGGCATGACTCCAGCTGGGCTGCATCACGGCGACAGTCAGCATGTAGACCTGGGACTGTCTGCTGGCGGCATGACGCCGGCAGGATTACACCATGGAG GCATGACCCCGGGTCTGCTAGAGAGTGGTATGACGCCGGCGGGATTAGTCCACGGAGGCCTTACTCCCGCTGGTCTGCACCACGGAGGCATGACGCCAGGTAATGTCTTCTCTCCATATGACGATG GTGGTTTAGACCACGGCGGTATGACGCCGGCAGGGCTACAACACGGCGGCATGACCCCCGCGGGGCTACAACACAGTGGCATGACCCCCGCCGGACTACAACATGGCGGCATGACCCCAGCCGGATTACAACACGGTGGAATGACGCCTGGAg GTGTCCAACACGGCGCTATGCACGGCCTGGAGCAGCTGCCGATGATGCCGCAGCTGGGCGGGGACCAAGTGTCGTCCTTGTTACGTACGTCGCTGCCCACGCCGGCCGCAGACAGAGCCTCGCACGACCTCCCACACACTGTACCCATGGAACCCCTGCTACATGGGCTCGAAGATCATGGGGATTATCAG AATGGAATGCAAATGACAAACTTGGGTTACGACGACCAACATGGGCACAACAGTCCACAACACGATTACGATTTACCTTTAACGCCAGACAAC GCGGAAGAGGGTGAGCGTGAAGCAGGTGAGACGGACGAGCAGTTCGAAGAGCGAGTGCTGAACCGTCGTGCGGCGCAACTCTTCGCCGTCATGAAGCCCAAACTGTCCATCGGACTACAACTTTCCTTCTCAGATCTTGCACCTAGACACAATAATAGAAAACAG GTTGCACAGAAATTTTACAGTTTACTTGTACTCAAAAAACATCAAGTGTTGAAATTAGACCAACATGAAACATATGGACCTATTACCATATGCAAGGGTAATCAGTTTGAAACTGAAGCGATTTAA
- the LOC118269626 gene encoding double-strand-break repair protein rad21 homolog isoform X3: protein MFYAHFVLAKKGPLAKIWLAAHWDKKLTKAHVFETNIEKSVDGILKPKVKMALRTSGHLLLGVVRIYSRKAKYLLQDCNEAFVKIKMAFRPGMVDLPEEHREAAMNAITLPEVFHDFDTAMPELNEVDIEAQFSLNQSRAEEITMREDYGSLNLVTHDDGFGDMGFDTDNPDIMREAIGNEGGLEQSNLLFADGSSLELAGKDGGVGSLTGGVPALAPEHPRRMEAAPHAPMDDGFGGTIGDVADFGHAGGLFEGDLFGEVTGSSSSAAAASGMPGTSTQPQSLQAEIDAAGVNAGETGGDVAAADAPDSDDDMGDHYDAGNSPQHSWGGSPARPESVVPPAAPAPPSPSPHVPMDVDTVPEPVPRPVSAEPPAGGASERVADNTTLLHNDEESFALAPVDATVLKGITKTKRKRKLIVDEVKNISGEEMKNQLSNTSDIVTTLDLAPPTRRLMHWKETGGVEKLFTLPARPIPSSVLFKKYQRNMTLRSEAEEADAAAAAARSPDPAEPARRAPRKRRHDETMQPPETPAPAPTQELEPPTPVPQEYEPSVGGMLSALGGGMTPGALGGLTPGTLLQAGLTPAGLQHGGMTPGGLQHGGMTPAGLHHGDSQHVDLGLSAGGMTPAGLHHGGMTPGLLESGMTPAGLVHGGLTPAGLHHGGMTPGNVFSPYDDGGLDHGGMTPAGLQHGGMTPAGLQHSGMTPAGLQHGGMTPAGLQHGGMTPGGVQHGAMHGLEQLPMMPQLGGDQVSSLLRTSLPTPAADRASHDLPHTVPMEPLLHGLEDHGDYQNGMQMTNLGYDDQHGHNSPQHDYDLPLTPDNAEEGEREAGETDEQFEERVLNRRAAQLFAVMKPKLSIGLQLSFSDLAPRHNNRKQVAQKFYSLLVLKKHQVLKLDQHETYGPITICKGNQFETEAI from the exons ATGTTTTACGCACATTTCGTGCTGGCCAAGAAGGGCCCCTTGGCCAAGATTTGGCTGGCGGCTCATTGGGACAAGAAGCTTACGAAGGCCCATGTATTTGAGACCAATATTGAGAAATCAGTAGATGGTATCTTGAAGCCCAAAGTGAAGATGGCTTTGCGTACATCTGGCCATCTGTTGCTGGGTGTCGTGAGAATTTACTCCAGGAAAGCCAAATATTTGCTTCAGGATTGTAATGAAGCCTTTGTCAAGATTAAG ATGGCCTTTAGGCCTGGTATGGTGGACTTGCCCGAGGAGCACCGTGAAGCTGCCATGAACGCCATCACCTTACCCGAGGTCTTCCATGACTTTGACACTGCCATGCCTGAATTAAA TGAAGTGGACATTGAAGCCCAGTTCTCATTGAACCAGTCAAGAGCTGAAGAGATCACAATGCGCGAGGATTACGGGTCATTGAACCTTGTGACACATGATGATGGATTCGGTGACATGGGGTTTGATACCGATAATCCTGACATCATGCGAGAAGCCATCGGCAATGAAGGGGGATTGGAACAG AGTAACCTACTATTCGCGGACGGATCCTCCCTGGAACTGGCTGGCAAAGACGGTGGAGTGGGCAGTCTGACTGGTGGAGTTCCAGCCCTCGCACCGGAACACCCTCGTCGCATGGAGGCAGCCCCACACGCACCCATGGATGACGGCTTCGGTGGAACCATCGGCGATGTTGCGGATTTTGGAC ATGCGGGTGGTCTGTTCGAGGGTGACCTATTCGGCGAAGTAACTGGTAGCAGTAGCTCAGCTGCAGCTGCTTCTGGTATGCCCGGTACTTCAACACAGCCTCAGTCTCTCCAG GCTGAGATTGACGCGGCGGGAGTGAATGCCGGTGAGACGGGAGGCGACGTGGCGGCCGCGGACGCGCCCGACTCTGACGATGATATGGGAGACCACTACGATGCCGGCAACTCTCCACAACACAG TTGGGGTGGGTCTCCCGCTCGGCCCGAGAGCGTGGTGCCGCCAGCGGCGCCTGCGCCACCTTCTCCTAGCCCACATGTACCTATG GACGTAGACACAGTCCCCGAGCCAGTCCCGCGGCCAGTGAGCGCGGAGCCCCCGGCGGGCGGCGCGTCCGAGCGAGTGGCGGACAACACCACGCTGCTACATAATGATGAAGAATCATTTGCACTCGCTCCCGTAGACGCTACTGTTCTTAAAG gtataacaaaaacaaaacgtaaacGCAAGCTGATTGTGGACGAAGTGAAGAATATATCTGGTGAGGAAATGAAGAACCAACTGAGCAACACATCCGATATCGTCACCACGTTGGACCTGGCGCCCCCTACCAGGCGACTGATGCACTGGAAGGAAACTGGTGGTGTGGAGAAACTGTTCACCTTGCCTGCTAGGCCCATACCTTCTAGTGTACTGTTTAAG AAATACCAGCGCAACATGACGCTGCGCAGCGAGGCGGAGGAGGCggacgcggcggcggcggcggcccgcTCGCCCGACCCCGCCGAGCCCGCGCGACGCGCGCCGCGCAAGCGGAGGCACGACGAG ACAATGCAGCCACCTGAGACACCAGCACCAGCTCCGACTCAAGAATTGGAACCTCCCACTCCTGTGCCTCAGGAATATGAACCTTCAGTTG GAGGTATGCTGAGCGCGCTAGGCGGCGGCATGACGCCGGGCGCGCTGGGCGGCCTCACGCCCGGCACTCTGCTACAGGCCGGACTCACTCCCGCAGGACTACAGCACGGAGGGATGACGCCGG GTGGTTTACAACATGGTGGCATGACTCCAGCTGGGCTGCATCACGGCGACAGTCAGCATGTAGACCTGGGACTGTCTGCTGGCGGCATGACGCCGGCAGGATTACACCATGGAG GCATGACCCCGGGTCTGCTAGAGAGTGGTATGACGCCGGCGGGATTAGTCCACGGAGGCCTTACTCCCGCTGGTCTGCACCACGGAGGCATGACGCCAGGTAATGTCTTCTCTCCATATGACGATG GTGGTTTAGACCACGGCGGTATGACGCCGGCAGGGCTACAACACGGCGGCATGACCCCCGCGGGGCTACAACACAGTGGCATGACCCCCGCCGGACTACAACATGGCGGCATGACCCCAGCCGGATTACAACACGGTGGAATGACGCCTGGAg GTGTCCAACACGGCGCTATGCACGGCCTGGAGCAGCTGCCGATGATGCCGCAGCTGGGCGGGGACCAAGTGTCGTCCTTGTTACGTACGTCGCTGCCCACGCCGGCCGCAGACAGAGCCTCGCACGACCTCCCACACACTGTACCCATGGAACCCCTGCTACATGGGCTCGAAGATCATGGGGATTATCAG AATGGAATGCAAATGACAAACTTGGGTTACGACGACCAACATGGGCACAACAGTCCACAACACGATTACGATTTACCTTTAACGCCAGACAAC GCGGAAGAGGGTGAGCGTGAAGCAGGTGAGACGGACGAGCAGTTCGAAGAGCGAGTGCTGAACCGTCGTGCGGCGCAACTCTTCGCCGTCATGAAGCCCAAACTGTCCATCGGACTACAACTTTCCTTCTCAGATCTTGCACCTAGACACAATAATAGAAAACAG GTTGCACAGAAATTTTACAGTTTACTTGTACTCAAAAAACATCAAGTGTTGAAATTAGACCAACATGAAACATATGGACCTATTACCATATGCAAGGGTAATCAGTTTGAAACTGAAGCGATTTAA